One part of the Mariniflexile litorale genome encodes these proteins:
- a CDS encoding SDR family oxidoreductase translates to MSKIAIVTGGNSGLGFATAKKLCDNGIKTFIIGRTKEKTEDACSEIGANAIPVIFDLNNLAGIPTMITDIAKNGNIDILVNNAGINFKKEFIDVTDEDFDSIIHTNIQSVFSISREVVKIMKNHGGGNIVNISSMASQYGIPKVIAYTASKGAIEAMTRAMAVELAQYNVRVNCVAPGFIKTKMSAKALDSDPERKNKVLSRTPMGILGEPSDIGDAVYYFASSESKFVTGTVLPVDGGNSIGF, encoded by the coding sequence ATTAGGATTTGCAACAGCAAAGAAATTATGTGATAACGGTATAAAAACTTTTATTATTGGAAGAACCAAAGAAAAAACAGAAGATGCCTGTTCGGAAATAGGTGCAAACGCAATACCGGTTATTTTTGATTTGAATAATCTAGCAGGAATTCCAACTATGATTACAGATATTGCTAAAAATGGTAATATCGATATTTTAGTAAACAATGCAGGTATCAATTTTAAAAAGGAATTTATTGATGTAACAGATGAAGATTTTGATTCTATTATTCATACAAACATACAAAGTGTGTTTTCTATAAGTAGAGAGGTGGTTAAAATAATGAAAAATCATGGTGGTGGTAACATTGTAAATATAAGTTCAATGGCTTCTCAGTATGGTATTCCAAAAGTTATTGCTTACACAGCAAGTAAAGGAGCTATTGAAGCTATGACTCGCGCCATGGCAGTAGAATTGGCTCAATATAATGTACGAGTAAATTGTGTAGCACCAGGTTTTATAAAAACCAAAATGTCGGCTAAAGCATTAGATAGTGATCCAGAAAGAAAAAACAAAGTGCTATCTAGAACCCCAATGGGTATTTTAGGAGAACCATCTGACATTGGTGATGCTGTTTATTATTTCGCATCGAGTGAATCTAAATTTGTAACGGGCACAGTGCTTCCGGTTGATGGTGGAAATAGTATAGGATTTTAA
- the uxuA gene encoding mannonate dehydratase: protein MQQTMRWFGPNDTISLKDIRQCGVTGIVTALHEIPVGDIWTVEAIKERQETIRNAGMEWTVIESLPVHEDIKKANGAHLKYIENYKNSIKNIATCGIKVVTYNFMPILDWVRTNHAFENPDGSKALLYNQVAFNYFDLFLLKRPHVENDYTEEEKQIALNYGNSLSQSDKDLLFKNVLLGLPGSKVSFTREQILSLLENYKDIDNDKLRGNLIHFLSEVAPVAEASGVKLAIHPDDPPFSVLGLPRVVSTENDLNAIFNSVPTSANGLCYCTGSLGADPKNNLEQIIDVHGDRIHFLHIRNVKRDSKDVFRESEHLNGDNPIERIMEKLVLLMQKRNIDLPLRPDHGFLHSIEEGKEQYPGYSLVGRLKGLAELRGLEMGIRYKLKHELDNKI, encoded by the coding sequence ATTCAACAAACAATGCGCTGGTTTGGTCCTAACGATACCATTTCATTAAAAGATATAAGACAATGTGGTGTTACAGGAATTGTAACCGCTTTACACGAAATTCCTGTTGGAGATATTTGGACGGTAGAGGCTATTAAAGAACGTCAAGAAACCATAAGAAATGCAGGAATGGAATGGACAGTCATTGAAAGCTTACCAGTTCATGAAGATATAAAAAAGGCAAATGGAGCACATTTAAAGTATATAGAGAATTATAAAAATAGCATAAAAAACATAGCAACCTGTGGTATTAAAGTAGTGACTTATAACTTTATGCCTATTCTAGATTGGGTACGCACCAATCATGCATTTGAAAATCCAGATGGAAGTAAAGCATTACTATATAACCAAGTTGCTTTCAACTATTTTGATCTTTTTTTATTGAAAAGACCACATGTTGAAAATGATTATACAGAAGAAGAAAAGCAGATTGCTTTAAACTATGGAAACTCCCTTTCACAAAGTGATAAAGATTTACTCTTTAAAAATGTGCTTCTTGGATTACCAGGAAGTAAAGTGAGTTTTACAAGAGAACAAATTTTGTCACTACTTGAAAATTATAAAGACATCGATAATGATAAATTAAGAGGTAATTTAATTCATTTCTTATCTGAAGTTGCTCCAGTTGCTGAAGCATCAGGGGTGAAATTAGCGATTCATCCAGATGATCCTCCATTTTCAGTATTAGGATTACCAAGGGTAGTTAGTACAGAAAACGATTTAAATGCTATTTTTAATTCAGTACCTACTAGTGCAAACGGCCTTTGTTATTGTACGGGTTCTTTAGGTGCGGATCCGAAAAATAATCTTGAACAAATAATCGACGTGCACGGAGATCGAATACATTTTTTACACATTAGGAATGTGAAAAGAGATTCTAAAGACGTTTTTAGAGAATCGGAACACCTCAACGGTGATAACCCTATTGAGAGGATTATGGAAAAATTGGTTTTATTGATGCAGAAAAGAAATATCGATTTACCACTTCGTCCCGATCATGGATTTTTACATTCTATTGAAGAAGGAAAAGAACAGTATCCGGGCTATTCATTAGTAGGGAGACTTAAAGGACTAGCAGAATTGAGAGGTTTGGAGATGGGCATCCGTTATAAATTAAAACATGAATTAGATAACAAAATTTAA